In Prosthecodimorpha staleyi, the DNA window GCGCCGAGGCCGGCTGCGATTTCCTCCTCTCGCTCAACGAGGACACGCTCGCTCTCGCCCGCGAGGTCGCCGCCGTGCCGGTGCTGGTGCCGGCCCGCCCGCAGGATCTCGACAGCCTGATCCGCGCCTGCCGGCGGATGGAGGATTGGGGCCTGCCCTATCTGGCCGACCCGATCCTCGACCCGATCCATTTCGGCTTCACCGATTCGATCGTGCGCTACCACGCCTTCCGCAAGGCCATGCCCGCGGCCGAGATGCTGATGGGCACCGGCAACCTGACCGAACTGACCGAGGCCGACACGACCGGCATCACCATGACACTGCTCGGCATCGCCTCGGAGCTTGCGATCCGCAACGTGCTGGTCGTCCAGGTCAGCCCGCATACCCGGCGCACCATCGCCGAACACGATGCCGCCCGCCGCATCCTCTACGCCGCCAGGCGCGACGGCGCCCTGCCCAAGGGCTATTCCGGCGCGCTCGCCGCCCTGCACGACCGCAAGCCCTACGCCAACACCGCCGCCGGCATCGCTGCCGCGGCCGAGGCCGTCCGCGACCGCAACTTCCGCATCGAGGTGGTCGAGGACGGCATCCATGTCTACAATCGCGACGTGCACGCCGTGCATGCCGAGGCGCTCGCCTTCTTCCCGGAACTGGGGGTCGAGACCGACGGCGGCCATGCCTTCTATCTCGGCACCGAGCTCGCCAAGGCGGAAACCGCATGGCGGCTCGGCAAGCGCTATGCGCAAGACGAACCCCTCGACTGGGGCGCGGCATGGGATCGCAAGACCGAGGACTTGACCCGTCTGAAGGACGCGGGCCACACCTTGGCGACCCGCCGCCAGAGGACCGCGTCGGACCCGGCCGCCGCTGCATCCGATCCGGACGGAACGGCCGCCGGCGATCCCGCCGCGGATGCCGGTGCCGGAGGAGACCCCGACTGATGCCCTTCATCCTGGAGACGGTGGTGGCGACGCGGAACCCGGACGGCAGCCACCATGTGGCGCCCTACGGGCTGATCCGCGACGGAGCCGGCTGGATCCTGGCCCCGTTCCGGCCGTCGCCGGCCATCGACAACCTGCACCGGCATCCCTTCGCGGTCGCCTCCGCACCGACCGACCTGCGCGTCGTCGCCGGCCACGTCACCGGGCGGCGCGACTGGCCGCTGGTCCCCGCCGAGCGCGTTGCAGGCATGCGGCTGGCCGACTGCTTCGGCCATCTCGAGCTGGAGGTGGTCGATTTCACCGAGGACGCGACGCGGCCGCGCTTCCGCTGCCGGGTGGTCCACGAGGTCGCGCACCGCGCCTTCGCCGGCTTCAACCGCGCCCAGGCGGCCGTGCTCGAAGCCGCCATCCTGTCGACCCGGCTCGGCATGCTGCCGCGCGACAAGGTCGAGACCGAGATGGCCTATCTGGAAATCGCGATCACGAAGACGGCCGGTCCGGCCGAGCGCGAGGCCTGGGACTGGATCCGCCAGAAGATCGAGGGGCATTTCGCCGCAGCTGCGACCAGCGCGGATGCGAGTACCCATTAGCGCACTCGATGCCGGCGGCCCGCCGACCGGCTCGCACCAAGAACCGAGACCGGCAGCCCCTGGCCCGGTCGGCAAGAGTGACCATCTGGCCGAATTCGACCGGCTCGAAGGAGAGGAAACGATGAAGCACTGGACCCTGACCGCCATCGCGGCCGCCGCCGTGGCGCTCGTCGCCGCCACGGCCGATGCCCACGGCCCGACCCGCCAGAAGGTGACCGAGACCATCGAGATCAACGCGCCGGCCGCCAAGGTCTGGGCCGTGATCGGCAATTTCCAGGACATGAGCTGGCACCCGGCCGTCGCCAAGGGCGAAGGCAAGGGCGGCAACGAGATCAATGCCACCCGCACGCTGACCCTGCAGGGCGGCGCGGTCATTCCCGAGGAGACGCTCGAGAAATACGACGCCGCCGGAATGAACTACAGCTACCGGATCACCAAGGAGGACGTGAAGGTCCTGCCCGTGACCAACTACACCTCGCGCATCGCCGTGACCGAAGAGGGCGGCAAGGCCAAGGTCGAGTGGCGCGGCGCCTTCTATCGCGGCTTCCCGAACAACGATCCGCCGCCCGAGCTGAACGACGAGGCGGCGATCAAGGCGGTCAAGGGAGTCTATTCGTCCGGCCTGGAAGCCTTGAAGAAGAAGGTCGAGAGCGGCAGCTGAGCGTGCCCGGGGACCGCAGGCTCCGGTGTCCGGCGGTGATGCGCCGCCGGTCCCGGCACAGGCGCCTCGGCGGGGTCCCGAAGGGCGCCCGGCCGACCCGCGCGCCGACGGCCGTGGCGCTGGGTCTTGCCCTGCTGGCCGCGGCGGCGCTGGCCTCGGCCGGTCCGGCATCGGCCGACGAGGCTTTCGTCACCAATCAGGGCTCCGACGACCTGACGGTCGTCGATCTCGACCGGATGGTGCCGGTCGCCACCATCCCGATCGGCGGCAAGCCGGCCGGGATCGCGGTCGCACGCGACGGCCGCCGGGCCTATGTGACCAGCCCTGACTCCAAGACGCTGACGGTGATCGACGCGGACACGCGCGCGATCGTGAAGCGAATCGGTCTCACCGGCGGCCCGCTCGGCCTCGCCGTGCATCCCTCCGGCCGGCCGGTCTATGTCGCCGACTGGTATGCCCACCGGCTCCTGGTGGTCGATCCGGAGGCCGGCAGCGTGACCGCACAGGTGACGGTCGGCGAGAGCCCGTCCGGCATCGCGCCGACGCCGGACGGCCGTCTGGTGCTGACCGCGGACCGGGATTCCAACCAGGTCTCGATCGTCGATGCGGAAAGCCTGACGGTGGTGGCGGTGGTCCCGGTCGGCACGCGGCCCTTCGGGGTCACCGTCTCGGCCGACGGCCGGCGCGCCTATACGGCCAATGTCGGCTCCAACGATGTCTCGGTGATCGACCTCGCCGCCCGACGCGAGATCGGCCGCGTTGCGGTCGGCAACACGCCCTATGCGGTCGCGCTCGCCGGCGGGCGGGCCTTCGTCACCGACCAGCATGCCGACACGATCACGGTCTTCGACACCGCGAGCCTCGCCCCGGTGGCGACGCTCGCCTATGGCGGCGAATATCCGGAAGGCATCGCCGCGACCCCGGACGGCCGCCGCATCCTGGTCGCCGACTGGTTCTCCAACACCCTGTCGGCGATCGACGCCACCACGCTGAAGACCCTCGGCACCGTCAAGGTCGGCGACGGCCCCCGCGCCTTCGGCGACTTCATCCGCCGGACACGGTAGACCGCCGGATCGGACGCGCGCCCGCACGATCGGCCGCGATCCCCCTGTCCTGCCGAAGGAGGCGCCGCAGAAGTCGCTGCCGCTTCGCATGCGCGTCGACGAATCACGAAAGCGATCGCACCCGATCGGGCCGCCCCTTCGCCTTCGCCCTCCCCCTGTCGTGCAGGAAAAGGGAATCAACCCGTTGGGAGATCGCAGGATTCATCGCCCCCGATCCACCGGCTCCTTCCCCTTCTCCCCCCAAGGGGGAGAAGGTCGCCGAAGGCGGGATGAGGGGGGCGATGCCGCAACAGGCTCCGAAGCTGCGGTCCGGACACGGGCCGATCCGGTCGGCCGCCAGACCGACCCCCTCATCCGCCCTTCGGGCACCTTCTCCCCCCACGGGGGGAGAAGGGGTAACCCGTTGAGAGATCGCAGGATTCATCGCCCCCGATCCACCGGCTCCTTCCCCTTCTCCCCCCAAGGGGGGAGAAGGTCGCCGAAGGCGGGATGAGGGGGGCGATGCCGCAACAGGCTCCGAAGCTGCGGTCCGGACACG includes these proteins:
- a CDS encoding DUF6513 domain-containing protein, with translation MSDAPAPPPSSQDRIVLLTGHLARARVEAVMAEIDGRGRDGQTFQWKVIDAGVKVAALMTEEIIRRRVSLPEGATMVVVPGRCRADLDALAAHFGVPVRRGPDEVVDLPAFFGRGAAVPDLSGYDLRIFAEIVDAPDLPVKAVLAKALGLAAQGADVIDLGCLPDTPFPHLADCVRALKAAGLTVSVDSADVGELRIGAEAGCDFLLSLNEDTLALAREVAAVPVLVPARPQDLDSLIRACRRMEDWGLPYLADPILDPIHFGFTDSIVRYHAFRKAMPAAEMLMGTGNLTELTEADTTGITMTLLGIASELAIRNVLVVQVSPHTRRTIAEHDAARRILYAARRDGALPKGYSGALAALHDRKPYANTAAGIAAAAEAVRDRNFRIEVVEDGIHVYNRDVHAVHAEALAFFPELGVETDGGHAFYLGTELAKAETAWRLGKRYAQDEPLDWGAAWDRKTEDLTRLKDAGHTLATRRQRTASDPAAAASDPDGTAAGDPAADAGAGGDPD
- a CDS encoding DUF447 domain-containing protein, which encodes MPFILETVVATRNPDGSHHVAPYGLIRDGAGWILAPFRPSPAIDNLHRHPFAVASAPTDLRVVAGHVTGRRDWPLVPAERVAGMRLADCFGHLELEVVDFTEDATRPRFRCRVVHEVAHRAFAGFNRAQAAVLEAAILSTRLGMLPRDKVETEMAYLEIAITKTAGPAEREAWDWIRQKIEGHFAAAATSADASTH
- a CDS encoding SRPBCC family protein, producing the protein MKHWTLTAIAAAAVALVAATADAHGPTRQKVTETIEINAPAAKVWAVIGNFQDMSWHPAVAKGEGKGGNEINATRTLTLQGGAVIPEETLEKYDAAGMNYSYRITKEDVKVLPVTNYTSRIAVTEEGGKAKVEWRGAFYRGFPNNDPPPELNDEAAIKAVKGVYSSGLEALKKKVESGS
- a CDS encoding YVTN family beta-propeller repeat protein codes for the protein MRRRSRHRRLGGVPKGARPTRAPTAVALGLALLAAAALASAGPASADEAFVTNQGSDDLTVVDLDRMVPVATIPIGGKPAGIAVARDGRRAYVTSPDSKTLTVIDADTRAIVKRIGLTGGPLGLAVHPSGRPVYVADWYAHRLLVVDPEAGSVTAQVTVGESPSGIAPTPDGRLVLTADRDSNQVSIVDAESLTVVAVVPVGTRPFGVTVSADGRRAYTANVGSNDVSVIDLAARREIGRVAVGNTPYAVALAGGRAFVTDQHADTITVFDTASLAPVATLAYGGEYPEGIAATPDGRRILVADWFSNTLSAIDATTLKTLGTVKVGDGPRAFGDFIRRTR